One Maribacter dokdonensis DSW-8 genomic region harbors:
- the dinB gene encoding DNA polymerase IV — protein MSKTILHIDLDTFYVSVERLNNRELQHKPLLVGGTGDRGVVAACSYETRGFGVHSGMPMKMARELCPEAVVIRGNAGDYSKHSDIVTEIIKEYVPVFEKSSIDEFYADLTGMDRFFGCYQYACDMRKKIIRETGLPISFGLSANKVVSKVATNEAKPNNQLKIDEGLEKPFLAPLSIKKIPMVGDKTYQTLRNLGLRQVRTVQEMPMEVMQRVLGANGGVIWKRANGIDNTPVIPFNERKSISTERTFDKDTIDVNRLRGILIAMTENLAYQLRRGEKLTACISVKIRYSDFNTYSKQMRIPYTSADHILIPKILDLFKNLYNRRLLVRLIGIRFSHLVSGNYQINLFDDTEEILSLYNAMDNIRKRYGDKSVLRASGMGAKTIGRMHNPFNGLPPVVLAHRKL, from the coding sequence ATGAGCAAGACCATTTTACATATAGATTTAGATACTTTTTATGTGTCCGTAGAACGATTAAATAATCGTGAGTTACAGCATAAACCTTTGTTGGTAGGCGGAACAGGAGACCGTGGTGTAGTGGCAGCGTGTAGCTATGAAACCCGTGGCTTTGGGGTACATTCTGGTATGCCCATGAAAATGGCAAGAGAACTTTGTCCCGAAGCTGTTGTCATTAGAGGTAATGCGGGTGACTATAGTAAGCACTCAGATATTGTAACCGAAATTATAAAAGAGTATGTGCCCGTATTCGAAAAATCGAGCATAGATGAGTTTTATGCAGACCTCACCGGTATGGACCGTTTTTTTGGTTGCTATCAATATGCATGTGACATGCGAAAGAAGATTATTAGGGAAACGGGGCTTCCTATTTCTTTTGGACTTTCAGCAAATAAAGTAGTTTCTAAAGTGGCTACGAACGAGGCAAAACCTAACAATCAATTAAAAATAGATGAGGGATTGGAAAAGCCTTTTCTGGCACCGCTGTCCATCAAAAAAATACCTATGGTGGGCGATAAAACCTATCAAACATTACGAAATTTAGGATTGCGCCAAGTACGTACTGTACAAGAAATGCCCATGGAGGTAATGCAGCGTGTGTTGGGTGCCAATGGTGGCGTTATTTGGAAACGAGCCAATGGCATTGATAATACACCCGTGATTCCGTTCAACGAACGAAAGTCTATCTCTACAGAACGAACTTTTGACAAAGATACTATTGATGTCAACAGGCTGCGCGGTATTCTGATTGCTATGACCGAAAACCTAGCCTACCAATTACGAAGAGGCGAGAAGCTAACAGCTTGTATTTCGGTAAAGATCAGATATTCAGATTTTAACACCTATTCAAAGCAAATGCGTATTCCGTATACCAGCGCAGATCATATTTTAATTCCTAAAATTTTAGACCTGTTCAAAAACTTGTATAACCGTAGGTTGCTAGTACGCTTAATAGGTATACGTTTTAGTCATTTAGTATCGGGTAATTACCAGATCAATTTGTTCGATGATACCGAAGAAATTCTAAGCCTTTACAATGCTATGGATAACATACGAAAACGCTACGGAGACAAAAGTGTGCTGCGTGCATCAGGCATGGGAGCAAAAACAATAGGAAGAATGCATAATCCCTTCAACGGATTACCACCAGTAGTATTGGCGCATAGAAAATTGTAA
- a CDS encoding phospholipase D-like domain-containing protein: MPIHCYFDEPDNYKNQFDFYEQGGSPFLLQEFIRTIEKDKNNIEEINISWYLFNNQYLYNYLKEVAANGITVNVITIPLEGYDNNNPKVLKNLDTGKKTTQELTKYNLARKIFGEVYRSTSLKNFHFYVFSHLYVRSANIKKFSRGTLPYSLHIKSAYIKKKNGYLLLMSSSNLAVRDLVKNESMICIENEPGYEETANTFYKNLIERSIAIKDYRSSLNTTCNTHDKAVFQFSDSIYITAPFYDNSANHLEITLINYLEAAKEKIILCAQHLAAFNYNFNATHHSTLEINETRQGILGVVLKMADKGISVTCLSQTFAPLPQDEQKFKDVKFRSPVNTGNFQKFYAQLKNTKNVTYFINNDIHSKYIIIDNLLIYCSYNFTPTQFIYLDDVNIPTFKNMPNVSYTGIHCEVGMHVVIKDRKIIKSFEANVANIKNKKQTIQVK; the protein is encoded by the coding sequence ATGCCCATCCATTGCTATTTTGATGAACCTGATAATTATAAAAATCAATTCGATTTTTATGAACAGGGTGGCTCCCCTTTCTTACTTCAAGAATTTATACGCACTATTGAAAAGGACAAGAACAATATTGAGGAAATCAATATTTCATGGTACCTGTTCAACAATCAATATTTGTACAACTATCTTAAAGAGGTAGCCGCAAATGGCATTACGGTAAATGTAATTACTATTCCGCTAGAGGGCTATGACAATAACAATCCTAAAGTTTTAAAAAACCTTGATACCGGAAAAAAAACAACTCAAGAACTTACCAAATATAATTTAGCAAGGAAGATTTTTGGTGAAGTTTACAGATCTACATCTCTCAAAAATTTTCATTTTTATGTATTCTCCCACCTATATGTTCGCAGCGCGAATATTAAAAAATTCTCAAGGGGCACCTTACCGTATTCCCTGCATATAAAATCTGCCTACATAAAAAAGAAAAACGGCTATTTATTATTAATGAGCTCATCTAATTTAGCCGTAAGGGATTTGGTGAAAAATGAATCTATGATCTGTATTGAAAACGAACCTGGTTATGAAGAAACGGCCAACACGTTTTACAAGAATTTGATAGAGCGTTCTATTGCCATAAAAGATTACAGGTCTTCACTGAATACAACATGTAACACCCATGATAAGGCAGTATTTCAATTTTCCGATTCAATATATATCACCGCTCCTTTTTACGACAACTCTGCTAACCACCTAGAAATAACTTTGATCAATTACCTAGAAGCGGCAAAAGAAAAAATAATCCTTTGCGCGCAACATTTAGCGGCATTTAATTATAATTTCAATGCCACACATCATTCTACTTTAGAAATAAATGAAACCAGACAAGGTATATTGGGCGTGGTACTAAAAATGGCAGACAAAGGAATCAGCGTCACCTGTTTATCTCAAACATTTGCTCCATTACCCCAAGACGAACAAAAATTTAAGGATGTAAAATTCAGAAGTCCGGTAAACACCGGGAATTTCCAAAAATTTTACGCTCAGCTTAAAAACACCAAAAATGTAACATACTTTATCAATAATGACATTCACTCAAAATATATCATCATAGATAATCTTCTTATCTATTGCTCTTACAATTTTACCCCTACACAATTTATATATTTAGATGATGTGAACATCCCTACATTTAAGAATATGCCAAATGTAAGTTATACCGGTATTCATTGCGAGGTAGGAATGCATGTTGTCATAAAAGACCGTAAAATTATTAAGTCTTTTGAAGCCAATGTAGCGAATATTAAAAATAAGAAGCAGACCATACAAGTGAAATAG
- a CDS encoding DNA cytosine methyltransferase: MNVVSFFAGAGGLDLGFEQAGFNVIWANEYDKDIWETYEKNHPDTIFDKRSIVDIPADEVPDCDGIIGGPPCQSWSAAGAARGIQDKRGQLFYDFIRILEAKQPKFFLAENVSGMLIHKHSTALDGIKKLLKNAGVGYDLSFQMLNASDYNVPQDRKRVFFIGIRKDLNFKYEFPTRTFPKVTLETAIHDLKSNAIPALEYNNTNGTNCKVANHEYMIGGFSTMFMSRNRVRNWDEQSFTIQAGGRHAPIHPQAPKMKLIDKDVRIFVPGKEHLYRRLSVRECARIQTFPNDFTFHYKKVAAGYKMIGNAVPVNLAKFLAESIMEQLKVNEKITPKKARAKKIKMDSITN, translated from the coding sequence ATGAATGTAGTATCCTTTTTTGCCGGAGCGGGCGGTTTAGATCTTGGTTTTGAACAAGCAGGCTTCAATGTCATTTGGGCAAACGAATATGATAAGGATATTTGGGAAACGTACGAGAAAAATCATCCGGATACTATCTTTGACAAAAGAAGTATTGTAGACATCCCTGCCGATGAAGTTCCCGATTGTGACGGAATCATTGGCGGACCACCTTGCCAAAGTTGGAGTGCAGCAGGTGCTGCCAGAGGCATTCAAGATAAACGAGGGCAACTCTTCTATGATTTCATTAGAATTCTTGAAGCCAAACAACCCAAATTCTTTTTAGCAGAAAATGTAAGCGGTATGCTTATTCATAAGCACAGCACTGCTCTTGATGGCATTAAAAAACTTTTAAAAAATGCAGGTGTAGGTTATGACCTATCATTTCAAATGCTAAATGCAAGCGACTACAATGTACCACAGGATAGAAAAAGGGTGTTTTTTATAGGTATTAGAAAAGATTTGAATTTTAAATATGAATTTCCTACCCGTACCTTTCCTAAAGTAACTCTTGAAACTGCCATACATGACCTAAAAAGTAACGCCATACCTGCATTGGAATACAATAACACCAATGGTACAAATTGTAAGGTAGCCAATCATGAATATATGATCGGTGGTTTTTCTACCATGTTTATGTCCAGGAACCGGGTGCGTAATTGGGACGAACAATCTTTTACCATACAAGCTGGCGGCAGACATGCCCCTATACACCCACAGGCGCCCAAAATGAAACTGATAGATAAAGATGTTAGAATCTTTGTACCAGGAAAAGAACACCTTTACCGAAGGTTAAGTGTGCGCGAATGTGCCAGAATACAGACTTTCCCCAATGATTTTACTTTCCATTACAAAAAAGTAGCAGCAGGTTATAAGATGATCGGTAATGCCGTACCTGTAAATTTGGCAAAATTTTTGGCTGAAAGTATTATGGAGCAATTGAAGGTAAATGAGAAAATTACACCTAAAAAGGCAAGAGCGAAGAAAATTAAAATGGATAGCATAACAAACTAA
- a CDS encoding ribose-phosphate pyrophosphokinase, which produces MPYQVPQPKIFACTQSKVLGEKIAKAYGAEIGKISFSRYSDGEFQPSFEESIRGTRIFLIGSTHPGPENLMEMLLMIDAAKRASARHITAVMPYFGWARQDRKDKPRVPIAAKLVAKMLETAGATRIITMDLHADQIQGFFEKPVDHLFASTLFLPYLKNLGLKDLTIASPDMGGSKRAYAYSKALDSDVVVCYKQRAKANVISHMELIGDVKGKNVVLADDMVDTAGTLTKAADLMMERGALSVRAIATHGLLSGDAYEKIEKSKLTELIITDSIPAEVKSDKVKVLSCADLFADVMDKVHNNNSISSKFLM; this is translated from the coding sequence ATGCCATACCAAGTTCCACAACCGAAAATATTTGCTTGTACTCAAAGTAAAGTCTTAGGAGAAAAAATTGCCAAAGCTTATGGTGCAGAAATAGGCAAAATATCGTTTTCCCGCTATAGTGATGGTGAATTTCAACCTTCTTTTGAAGAATCAATAAGAGGAACCCGTATATTTCTTATTGGATCAACACATCCCGGTCCAGAGAACTTAATGGAAATGTTATTAATGATAGATGCTGCCAAAAGAGCATCTGCGCGTCATATTACAGCCGTTATGCCGTATTTTGGCTGGGCAAGACAAGATAGAAAAGACAAACCTAGAGTGCCTATTGCTGCCAAATTGGTCGCTAAAATGTTAGAAACAGCTGGGGCAACTAGAATTATCACCATGGATTTACATGCTGATCAAATACAAGGCTTTTTTGAAAAACCGGTTGACCACCTATTCGCATCAACATTATTTTTACCTTATTTAAAAAATTTAGGATTAAAAGATCTTACCATTGCCTCACCCGACATGGGCGGATCAAAAAGAGCTTATGCATATTCCAAAGCTTTAGATAGTGATGTTGTAGTATGTTATAAGCAAAGAGCCAAAGCCAATGTTATTTCCCATATGGAACTAATTGGTGATGTAAAAGGTAAAAATGTAGTACTAGCAGATGACATGGTAGATACGGCAGGTACATTGACCAAAGCAGCGGACCTAATGATGGAACGTGGCGCTTTGAGTGTTAGGGCCATTGCTACACATGGTCTATTATCAGGAGATGCTTACGAGAAAATTGAGAAATCAAAACTTACGGAATTGATCATTACAGATTCAATACCGGCGGAGGTAAAGAGTGATAAAGTAAAAGTTTTAAGTTGCGCAGATTTATTTGCCGATGTCATGGACAAGGTACACAACAACAACTCCATATCTTCTAAGTTTTTAATGTAA
- a CDS encoding 50S ribosomal protein L25/general stress protein Ctc, translating to MKSITIKGSERESVGKKATKALRNAGKVPCVVYGGDKPLHFSADELAFRDLVYTPNAHTVAIELEGKETVNAVLQDIQFHPVTDAIIHIDFYQLFDDKMVTMNIPVRLQGNSPGVRNGGRLLFRKRKLAIKALPSKLPDFFDIDISKLRIGQNISVASLLNDDFSILHPDNQVVVQVKTARTAVVTDDEDEDEEGAEGAEGASEEAAQE from the coding sequence ATGAAGTCAATTACAATTAAAGGATCAGAAAGAGAAAGCGTGGGCAAGAAGGCAACGAAAGCCCTACGTAATGCTGGAAAGGTTCCTTGCGTGGTATACGGAGGGGATAAACCATTACACTTTTCAGCAGATGAACTAGCGTTCAGAGACTTGGTTTACACTCCAAATGCACACACAGTTGCAATTGAATTGGAAGGCAAAGAAACAGTTAACGCAGTATTACAGGATATTCAATTTCACCCTGTAACAGATGCCATCATCCATATTGATTTTTATCAGTTATTCGATGATAAAATGGTTACCATGAACATTCCTGTAAGATTACAAGGGAATTCACCGGGTGTTCGTAATGGTGGACGTTTATTGTTCAGAAAACGTAAGCTTGCAATCAAAGCTTTACCTAGCAAATTGCCAGATTTCTTCGATATCGATATTTCTAAATTAAGAATTGGTCAGAACATTTCTGTAGCATCATTATTAAATGATGACTTTAGCATCTTACACCCAGACAATCAAGTTGTAGTACAGGTTAAAACTGCACGTACCGCTGTTGTTACTGATGATGAAGATGAAGATGAAGAAGGAGCTGAAGGTGCAGAAGGTGCATCTGAAGAAGCTGCTCAAGAATAG
- the pth gene encoding aminoacyl-tRNA hydrolase has protein sequence MLRLLKSFFTKQSIIIEEKDPMKKFLIVGLGNIGEEYTETRHNIGFKILDEVAKTNDFTFETAKLGDIGSYKVKGRTIICLKPSTYMNRSGKALKYWMDKENIPQSNVLVITDDINLPFGTIRIKTKGSNGGHNGLKDVELFLQTIQYNRYRFGVGSDFSKGRQVEYVLGQWNSDEQALLPERLKKSTEIINSFALAGIARTMNQFNNS, from the coding sequence ATGCTCCGTTTACTTAAATCCTTTTTTACCAAACAGAGTATTATTATCGAAGAAAAAGATCCCATGAAAAAATTTTTAATCGTTGGCCTTGGAAATATAGGAGAAGAATATACCGAAACCAGACACAACATCGGTTTTAAAATACTGGACGAAGTAGCCAAAACAAACGACTTTACCTTTGAAACGGCAAAACTAGGCGACATTGGTTCTTATAAGGTAAAAGGAAGAACTATTATTTGTCTTAAGCCCTCAACATATATGAACAGAAGTGGCAAGGCATTGAAATATTGGATGGATAAAGAAAATATTCCGCAAAGTAACGTCCTTGTAATTACAGATGATATTAATCTGCCATTTGGAACCATTCGTATTAAAACAAAAGGCAGCAATGGTGGCCATAATGGACTAAAAGATGTAGAATTATTTCTACAGACCATTCAATACAACAGGTACCGCTTTGGAGTAGGTTCAGATTTTAGTAAGGGTAGACAGGTTGAATACGTGTTAGGACAATGGAACAGTGACGAGCAAGCATTATTACCAGAGCGATTAAAGAAATCAACTGAAATTATCAACTCTTTCGCTTTAGCCGGCATTGCCAGAACAATGAATCAATTCAACAATTCTTAG
- a CDS encoding zinc-dependent metalloprotease, producing the protein MIAKLRLVFTITIVFLSFSGVAQSTYWKNTELNGAAKRLSKQRLKVNKSKAFKLDQEQFTKVLNDGKSSKIVYFPNELGEIIPFLVEDAHLFAEGLAEKYPSIKSFKGVALNDATTQIRFSMSPKGIQSTMSTSGENGALFMQKSTDDIYVLYRRTEQEESDIDFVCKTVTEVKEYSQNVTAKLVDDQTLRKFRIAISASGEYTEFHGGTKADALAAINATLTRVNAVFERDLAITLELIANTDLVIYTNSDTDPYTGSLSSQVQNTLTSVIGESNYDIGHLFNQQDNTLDGNSGFIGAVCVDGRKGSGYTTLSSPIGDAFDIDLVAHEIGHQFGANHSFSHTSEGTIVQVEPASGTTIMGYAGITGNNNVANNSDDYFHYVSIVQIRDYLETVSCGSTEVLGNTPPTLSPLVNYNIPKGTPFVLTAEANDVDTGDVLSYTWEQIDNGIVTQSTFGPTNPAGANFRSLPPSLIPQRYFPNLTRILGGELTEALPSIGDAWETVSNVGRDLNFSVTVRDNALNGGQSVSDEMTVSVSGEAGPFLVSSQSTQETFEAGSVQTITWDVANTNVAPINAETVTILLSTDRGITFTEILAENILNDGSHEVIIPNLPTSTGRIMVMADNNIFFAVNDALFSITPSEIVMDFDEVIFDVCKPNDLNVSFNYETNLGFDEESTFSVQDLPAGLTATFTPATADTTDTEVSIAIEGVVGLNVGEYPIKVVATSATVTKEITLQVRVFEDNFEDVILVAPTNGFANASTDILLEWGTSIGNTQYELEIASDSAFTSIVESVSVSGSSYTPTLLDNNSTYFWRVKPRNNCGEGDFSEAFSFSTVQFNCTTKESSDTPIAISSSGTPVITSKLIFLEDLPIADINVQLDIEHTFLADLVVSLTSPAGTTVTLVSNSCGDASDINAIFDDDSPAFICGVNPGIGGSVKPLGTLSSFNGESILGEWTLEVKDNAPSDGGRLVSFALEVCVEGDFRPDADNDGVFDDGDDLCLNTPAGQEVDASGCAIYRFPSENFVITLESETCSDNNDGSLSIAPKLALDYQITVSGNGVDLTQNFSNSFNLANLSAGTYTLCITGTDGTVVYQEYCVEVQITEPGPLNVSSKIADDGSLVTLNLTGSSFYTIELNGIAIQTENSVVQLELQKGLNSLKVYTPIACQGVYEEQIGFYERPVVFPNPVKDVVQVYIGGQQEDVFVSIFSIDGRFIYDETTTLVNGIIQLDLSALAAGIYYLRYEGNTINGTTKVIKE; encoded by the coding sequence ATGATTGCAAAATTACGCCTAGTTTTTACAATTACCATAGTATTTCTTTCCTTTTCCGGTGTAGCGCAATCTACATATTGGAAAAATACGGAGTTGAACGGAGCGGCGAAGCGATTATCCAAACAACGCTTAAAAGTAAATAAAAGCAAGGCTTTTAAATTAGATCAAGAACAATTTACGAAGGTATTAAACGACGGTAAATCATCTAAAATTGTTTATTTCCCTAACGAGTTGGGTGAAATAATTCCCTTTTTAGTGGAAGATGCACATCTTTTTGCTGAAGGTTTAGCCGAGAAATACCCTTCCATAAAATCTTTTAAGGGAGTTGCCTTGAACGATGCAACAACGCAGATAAGGTTCAGTATGTCGCCAAAGGGTATTCAAAGTACAATGAGTACATCTGGTGAAAATGGGGCATTGTTCATGCAAAAATCTACTGATGATATTTATGTGTTGTACCGTAGAACGGAACAAGAGGAGAGCGATATCGATTTTGTTTGTAAAACAGTAACGGAGGTTAAGGAGTATTCACAGAATGTAACCGCTAAATTGGTAGATGATCAAACACTGAGAAAATTCAGGATAGCTATTTCTGCATCAGGTGAATACACAGAATTTCATGGGGGAACCAAGGCAGATGCATTAGCGGCCATAAATGCTACGTTGACAAGGGTCAACGCAGTTTTTGAAAGAGATTTGGCTATTACTTTAGAGTTGATCGCAAATACAGATCTTGTTATATATACCAATTCAGATACTGATCCGTACACTGGTAGTTTAAGCTCTCAGGTGCAAAACACCCTAACAAGTGTCATAGGAGAATCAAATTATGATATCGGGCATTTATTCAACCAACAGGATAATACTTTAGATGGTAATTCTGGCTTTATCGGTGCCGTTTGCGTAGACGGAAGAAAAGGTAGTGGTTATACTACTTTGTCTTCTCCTATAGGCGATGCTTTTGATATTGATCTGGTAGCGCATGAAATAGGGCATCAATTTGGTGCCAATCACTCTTTTTCACATACTTCGGAAGGCACTATAGTACAAGTTGAACCTGCCAGTGGTACAACTATTATGGGGTATGCCGGTATTACGGGAAATAATAATGTTGCCAATAATAGCGATGATTATTTTCACTACGTAAGTATTGTACAGATCAGAGATTATTTGGAAACAGTTTCATGTGGTAGTACCGAGGTACTTGGAAATACACCACCAACGTTAAGTCCATTGGTGAATTATAATATTCCAAAAGGCACACCTTTTGTGCTAACTGCAGAAGCTAACGATGTAGATACCGGTGATGTGCTTAGTTATACATGGGAGCAAATAGATAACGGTATTGTGACCCAATCTACGTTCGGACCTACAAATCCTGCAGGAGCCAATTTTAGGTCTTTACCACCTTCACTAATTCCACAACGATATTTTCCTAACCTTACCCGTATTTTGGGCGGGGAACTTACAGAGGCGTTACCTTCAATTGGCGATGCTTGGGAAACTGTGTCAAACGTTGGCAGGGATCTCAATTTTTCAGTGACCGTAAGGGATAATGCCTTGAATGGAGGGCAATCTGTTTCTGATGAAATGACAGTTTCGGTGAGCGGTGAAGCCGGTCCTTTTTTGGTGAGTTCACAAAGTACACAAGAGACCTTTGAAGCTGGATCGGTACAAACCATAACTTGGGATGTAGCCAATACGAACGTAGCACCGATCAATGCGGAAACGGTTACCATATTATTATCTACGGATCGTGGAATTACCTTTACTGAAATATTGGCAGAGAATATACTAAATGATGGAAGTCATGAAGTTATTATACCGAACCTTCCTACCAGTACAGGGCGTATAATGGTAATGGCGGATAATAATATATTCTTTGCAGTAAACGATGCTTTATTTTCCATAACACCTTCTGAAATTGTAATGGATTTTGATGAGGTAATATTTGATGTCTGTAAGCCTAATGATTTAAATGTTTCCTTTAATTACGAAACCAATTTGGGTTTTGACGAGGAAAGTACATTTAGTGTTCAGGATTTGCCAGCAGGCCTTACGGCAACCTTTACCCCGGCGACCGCAGATACAACGGATACCGAAGTTAGTATAGCTATAGAAGGTGTGGTGGGTCTAAACGTAGGAGAGTACCCTATAAAAGTGGTAGCTACATCCGCTACGGTCACTAAAGAAATTACGCTACAAGTAAGGGTGTTCGAAGATAATTTTGAAGATGTTATTCTAGTAGCTCCTACAAATGGTTTTGCAAATGCTTCTACAGATATTCTTTTGGAATGGGGTACATCGATCGGTAATACTCAGTACGAGTTGGAAATTGCGAGCGATTCTGCCTTTACTTCTATCGTAGAATCTGTATCCGTATCAGGTAGTTCCTATACGCCAACCCTTTTGGATAATAATAGTACATATTTTTGGCGCGTAAAACCGAGGAACAATTGTGGTGAGGGAGATTTTAGTGAAGCCTTTAGCTTCTCTACCGTACAGTTTAATTGTACCACAAAAGAATCTTCTGATACGCCAATAGCAATATCAAGCAGCGGAACACCGGTAATAACGTCTAAATTGATCTTTTTAGAAGATTTGCCCATTGCGGATATTAATGTGCAGTTAGATATTGAGCATACTTTTTTAGCTGATTTGGTGGTCAGCTTAACTTCACCGGCAGGTACAACCGTTACCTTGGTTTCTAATTCTTGTGGTGATGCAAGTGACATTAATGCTATTTTCGATGATGATAGCCCTGCTTTTATTTGTGGTGTAAATCCTGGAATAGGTGGGTCTGTGAAACCATTGGGAACGTTAAGTTCCTTTAATGGGGAATCTATACTGGGTGAATGGACTTTGGAAGTAAAAGATAATGCACCTTCTGATGGTGGACGCTTGGTTTCTTTTGCTCTTGAGGTTTGTGTTGAAGGTGACTTTAGACCAGATGCGGATAATGATGGTGTATTCGATGATGGTGACGATCTTTGTCTAAATACCCCGGCAGGGCAGGAGGTAGATGCTTCCGGTTGTGCAATTTATCGCTTTCCTTCAGAGAATTTTGTAATAACTTTAGAAAGTGAAACCTGTAGCGATAATAATGATGGGTCTTTGTCCATTGCCCCTAAATTGGCATTGGATTATCAAATAACCGTGTCGGGTAATGGGGTTGATTTAACGCAAAATTTTTCCAATAGCTTTAATTTGGCAAACTTAAGTGCGGGTACGTATACATTATGTATTACGGGTACGGATGGTACGGTCGTGTATCAAGAATATTGTGTTGAAGTACAAATAACCGAACCTGGTCCGTTAAACGTTTCTTCTAAAATTGCGGATGATGGGTCTTTAGTGACATTGAATTTGACCGGGTCTTCATTTTATACGATAGAGTTGAACGGTATAGCCATACAAACGGAAAATTCTGTTGTGCAATTAGAATTGCAAAAAGGACTAAATTCTTTAAAGGTATATACTCCAATCGCTTGTCAAGGAGTTTATGAAGAGCAAATAGGTTTTTATGAGCGCCCGGTAGTTTTTCCAAACCCGGTAAAAGATGTAGTGCAGGTGTATATAGGTGGGCAGCAAGAAGATGTTTTTGTAAGTATTTTTAGTATAGACGGTAGGTTTATCTATGATGAAACTACCACTTTGGTGAATGGCATAATTCAGTTAGATTTAAGTGCATTGGCCGCGGGAATATACTACTTAAGGTATGAGGGAAATACAATTAATGGAACAACAAAAGTAATTAAGGAATGA
- a CDS encoding bifunctional riboflavin kinase/FAD synthetase: protein MITVRNISKYKEEYPTVITIGTFDGVHIGHLKILNKIINHAKNTALKSSVLTFFPHPRMVLQKDTNIKLLNTIDEKINILERLGLDVLIIHPFTKEFSRLTATEFVRDILVNTLYTKKVIIGYDHRFGRNRNANINDLVTFGNTYEFSVDEIPAQEIDDVSVSSTKIRKALEEGDIETANSYLGYEYMLTGTIIKGKGIGKQLGYPTANLSIAEDYKLIPKNGAYIVNSTINGKIVYGMMNIGFNPTVNGTKQSIEVNFFDFDADLYNLKLQVNILVRLRDEHKFESVDALKAQLATDKEKSLHYINK from the coding sequence GTGATTACAGTCCGCAACATTTCCAAATACAAAGAAGAGTATCCTACGGTCATTACCATAGGCACCTTTGACGGGGTACATATAGGCCACCTGAAAATACTTAATAAAATCATAAATCATGCCAAAAATACGGCATTGAAATCATCGGTTCTTACGTTTTTTCCGCATCCAAGAATGGTTTTACAGAAAGATACCAATATAAAACTCTTGAATACTATTGATGAGAAGATCAATATTTTAGAGCGCTTAGGGTTAGATGTTCTTATTATCCACCCATTTACAAAAGAATTCTCTAGACTTACGGCAACAGAGTTTGTCCGTGATATTTTGGTTAACACCTTATATACCAAAAAAGTAATTATTGGCTATGATCATAGGTTCGGCAGAAATCGTAATGCCAACATAAACGACTTGGTCACTTTTGGTAATACGTATGAATTTTCAGTAGACGAAATACCCGCCCAAGAAATAGATGATGTATCGGTAAGTAGCACCAAGATCAGAAAAGCTTTGGAAGAAGGTGATATTGAAACCGCCAACAGCTATTTAGGCTATGAATATATGCTTACCGGAACAATCATAAAAGGCAAGGGAATTGGCAAACAACTAGGCTACCCTACTGCCAACCTTTCCATTGCGGAAGACTATAAGCTAATACCTAAAAATGGAGCCTATATCGTAAATAGTACTATTAATGGTAAAATAGTTTACGGAATGATGAATATAGGTTTTAACCCTACCGTAAACGGCACCAAACAATCCATAGAAGTCAATTTTTTTGATTTTGATGCGGATTTATACAATCTTAAATTACAAGTTAATATTTTGGTTCGTTTACGAGATGAACATAAATTTGAATCTGTTGATGCCCTAAAGGCTCAATTGGCAACAGACAAAGAAAAATCTCTTCACTATATAAATAAGTAA